In Ruminiclostridium josui JCM 17888, the genomic window TTTATGAATATGACACAAAACAAAGGTATGTAAAAAATGAGGTAGACAGTGCTGCACACAAAGTTATGATAACAGGAGTTATGACCATAATGGACAGAGAAGAGCTTCTTGGAAAGCTTAGTAAGCTAGGGAACTTTCGTGCCAGTAATATCAGTATCAAATGCGGAAATCTACAGCCAGACGGAACAGTTGGCAGACTTAGGGAATATGTATTGGGAAGCCTTCTCAACAGAGGAGAGATATTTAGTATATATGTAGAATCAGAGAATGAGAGCATTTTTTCCGAAATGGAGGTTAATTCTCACAATGAAGGTAATGGGTTGCACTACAGGGCAAAAGCTATATGCAGGGTTGAAAAAAACAATTGGGAAGATTAAAAGCAATAGGGGTGGAGGCTTGGGGGTGCTTTTTATAGGTTTGGCTGTGACTTTACTTGTATTGATGGTATTTGTATGCATAGCGGACTATGCTGTTTATACATATAAAAGGAATAATATTTCCAAGGCAATGGATTATGCCGTAACTGCGGCAGTTCAGGAGATTAATAAAGATAAAAGTCTTGAAGGTCTGGCAGAGGGATTCGATGAAAATACCGGGACAAGGTTTACAGACGGTATTGAAATAGATGTTGACAAGGCTGAAATAACCTTTCTTTCGGTGTTTGACTCAAACTGCAGTTTAGAACTAACAGATATAAGAGAAAATTTACTTATCTGTGCTACATCAGTCGGTGGAGAAAAGGTAAACTACAAAATTAAAACACCGACAGGAGAAGTGCTAGATGGAATGGTTGATGAACCGTATTTAATAGAGGACAAAATTAATCAGGCAGCAGTGAACCGCTGGCCGGACTCTCATGAAGACATTAGCAGAATATCAATAAATGGAAATCCTAAGACAAATATGGTTGAGAGGGGTACATATTTATTTGCCTATATAAAGGGTATAAAAATTAATGGGATATTTACGGAAAGAAAATTGGCTCTATCATGCTTTGGGGGGGCAAAGCTTGAAAGGGCCAATGTACAAAACTAATTAATCAAATTGCTGTAACAGTTTATGAAGAGATTTTTGCAGTTGAACAATCTCTTCCACAGGTAAGTCAATACAACTGCCAATTTTGTCAGGGATACTCAGTGCCTTTTCACGAAGATTTTTTCCCTTTTCGGTTAACCTTATATAAACATTCCTTTCATCATCAGAGCTTCTTTGCCTGAGAACCAGCTTCTGTGACTCCATTTTTTTCAATAATGGAGTTAGAGTACCGGAATCAAGAAACAACTTTTTACCAAGATTCTTTAAAGTTATATTATCTTCTTCCCAAAGGGCCATAAGAGCTATATATTGAGTATACGTAATCCCTAATGGGTCAAGATAAGGTTTATATTTCTTTATAATCTCCTTTGAACATGCATATAGAGGAAAGCATAGCTGATTTTCCAGTTTTAGTTTATCATATGGCATATAAATTCTCCTTAAAAATCATCTTTAAATTAGAATATCATACAATTTAATTATATAAAACCATATTGAATCAACAGTATTGAAAAATCAGTAATTAACCTAAGGAGAACTATTCCCCCAGCAATTCCTTTATTTTTGCTTCTAAATCCTCGGGTTTGTAAGTTGGAGAATATCTGCCAACTACATTGCCGTTACGGTCAACCAAGAATTTTGTGAAGTTCCACTTAATATCTGAACCTACGCTGCTCTGGCCTAAATCATTAAGCAATTTTAAAAAGGAAGAAGTCTCCTCGTTCTCTGTATCTGAAGGAAACGCTTTTTTCAAAAATGTGTATAAGGGGGCTTCATTACTTCCATTAACTTCAATTTTAGAAAAGGTTTTAAAAGAAACATCATAATTTAGTTTACAGAACTCCACTATTTCTTCATCAGTCCCGGGAGCCTGATTCAAAAACTGGTTGCAAGGAAAATCAAGAATTTCCAATCCTTTGTCCTTATATTTTTTATACAGGTTTTCCAAAGCTTCATATTGTGGTGTAAATCCGCATCCTGTTGCTGTATTAACAATAAGAAGAACCTTACCTCTATAGGAACCCAGTGAAACTTCATTTTTTTGGGCATCTTTTACCTTAAAATCATATATTGTCATATACATACCTCCTATTGAACAAAATTAAATTGTTTACAATTAAATTATATTAGGCTGAATTTCTAATGTCAATAATTATATTGTTTACTGAAAAAATACGGATATGCAAAGAGCGTTATAAATAATTAATAAAGGGGTACAAATAAATTACAGCAATTATACTGCCTAAATGGTATAATAACACATAAGAAAGAACAAGTAGCGAAGGAGAATCAGGCAGTTGAATATTTTATCCGCTGAAGGTATTTCAAAAAGTTATAGTGAAAAAATACTATTTAATGATATATCGTTGGGCATAGGTGAGGGAGATAAAATTGGGCTTATAGGCATCAACGGAACAGGTAAAAGCACTCTTTTAAAGGTAATTGCAGGTATTGAGACTGCTGATAAAGGAAATATAATAAGGGCAAACAAAGTACGTGTAGGTTATCTTGAACAAAGTCCTTCCTTTGAACCGGGAACAACAGTGCTTCAACAGGTATTTAACGGACATTCCCCGGTTATGGTATTACTGAGAGAGTACGAAGAGATATTGGCGAAGAGCAGTCAGAATCCGGGAGACAAAGCCCTTGAAAAAAGGCTTGTTGAATTAATGCATAAGATGGACACAATGAATGCTTGGACTTTGGAAAGCGAAGCGAAAACCATACTTACAAAACTGGGAATTGATAGTTTTGAAGCAGATGTGGCAGCTCTGTCAGGAGGACAGAGGAAGAGAATTGCAATGGCAGGAGCATTGATTAATCCCACTGAACTGCTTATACTGGACGAGCCTACTAACCATATTGACAATGAAACTGTGGACTGGCTTGAAAAGTATCTGAATGTCAGAAAAGGCGCTCTTTTAATGGTTACACATGACAGGTACTTTCTGGACAGGGTTGCAAACAGGATAATAGAACTGGACAACGGTAGACTTTATAGTTATCAGGCCAATTACAGCAAATTTTTAGAAATGAAAGCTCAGCGTGAAGAGTTGGAACAAGCATCTGAAAGAAAGCGGCAGAACCTTTTTAGAAATGAATTGGAATGGATTAGAAGAGGTGCACAGGCACGTTCTACCAAGCAAAAGGCCAGAATAGAAAGATTTGAAAAGCTAAAAGAGGCAGATGTACCCAAACAGGATGAAAACATTGAAATTCAGGTGGGAGCAGCAAGACTTGGAAGAAAGATAATTGAAGTGGAGGATATAAAGAAATCCTATGGCGATAAGACCGTAATTGATGGTTTCAGTTATGTACTTTTAAGAGATGACAGAATAGGAATTATAGGGCCTAATGGTGCAGGAAAATCAACACTTTTGAAAATACTTTCAGGACAGCTTGAACCTGATTCTGGAAAAGTTGAAATCGGGGAGACAGTAAAAACTGGATTTTTTACTCAAGAAAATACAGATATGGATCAAAACCTTAGGGTTATTGAATATATCAGAACAGTGGCAGAGCATATAGAGACTGCAAACGGGAGCCTTAGTGCCTCGCAGATGCTGGAGAGGTTTCTATTTCCACCCAGTGTTCAGTGGACGCCTATCTCAAAGCTTTCAGGTGGAGAAAAAAGAAGGCTTTATCTTCTTAGCATACTTATGAGTGCTCCCAATATATTACTACTAGATGAGCCAACAAATGATTTGGATATACAGACTCTTACCATTTTGGAAGCATATTTGGACGAATTCCCGGGGGCGGTCATAACTGTGTCCCATGACAGGTACTTTCTGGATAGAACGGCAAACAGGATATTTTCCTTTGAAGGTAATGGAGAGATTATCAAGTATGCGGGAAACTACTCGGATTACAGAGAGTACATGAATTTGCGGGGAAAATCGGATAATACAGATAAGGCTGCTAGCCCAGATAAAAGGAACAACAGTTCACAAAATAAAACAGAGTGGCAAAAGAACAAGGAAAAACCACTTAAATTCACTTTCAAGGAACAGAAGGAATTTGAGGAAATAGATGATGTTATAGCGGCTCTTGAGTCTGACCTAGAAAAGGTAAAAAAGGATATTGATAAATCTGCAACAGATTTTACAAAGCTTCAGGAACTCCTTGAGAAACAGCAGGAACTTGAAAAGGAGTTGGACTTGAAAATGGAGCGGTGGACTTATCTGTATGAACTGGCTGAAAAGATAGAAAACAGCAAGAAAAAATAAAATACGGTATGTAAAGGAGAATGGCATGGAGCAGTTATTTGAGGGCATGGAACTGGACAAGTCCCTTGTGGAGGCATTAAAAAAGGAAAGCATAACAACACCTACCGATATACAGAAAAAAGCGATACCTGAGGAATTGGAAAACAGAGATGTAATTCTTCATTCTTCTACAGGAACAGGGAAAACACTAGCATATTTACTGCCTCTTTTCATGAAACTCTCTGTTGATAAAAAGGAAATGCAGGCACTTATACTGGTGCCTACCCATGAACTGGCAATACAAGTAGAAAGACAAATCGAACTGCTTTCACAAAATTCTGAAATCAAGGCCACATCTACTCCGATTATTGGTGACGTTAATATTATGAGGCAGATAGATAAACTAAAGCTTAAACCCCATATAATAGTCGGAACAGCCGGAAGAATACTGGAATTGATTCAGAAAAAGAAGATATCAGCACATACCATTAAAACAATTATTATAGACGAGGCTGACCGCCTTCTTGATGACTATAATTTGGATACAATAAAGGCTATTATTAAGACAACTCTCAAGGAAAGGCAGATAATACTGTGTTCTGCCACCATTTCTAAAAAGACAATCGAAAGAGCCATGCCATTAATGAAAGAGCCTGTTGTTATAGAGAGTAAATCGGATGCGGGTGTTCCTGAAGCTATACAGCATTTGTACTTTGTTTCGGAACAAAGAGATAAAATAGATGTTTTAAGAAAGCTTGTCCGAATGTTAAATCCTAAAAAGGCCATTGCATTTTTTGCTAACAGCCAAGATGTCTTTATTTCGGAGGAGAAGCTTAGATATCATAAGTTGAAAGCTGGGGGTATTCATGGCTCACATATAAAATCTGATAGAAAGAAAACTATGGATGATTTTAAAAATGGAAGATTGCAGCTTCTCATAGCCTCTGACATTGCTGCAAGAGGTCTTGATATAGAAGATGTAACCCATATTTTCAATGTTAACATACCTGAGAGATCAATGGACTACCTTC contains:
- a CDS encoding MarR family winged helix-turn-helix transcriptional regulator yields the protein MPYDKLKLENQLCFPLYACSKEIIKKYKPYLDPLGITYTQYIALMALWEEDNITLKNLGKKLFLDSGTLTPLLKKMESQKLVLRQRSSDDERNVYIRLTEKGKNLREKALSIPDKIGSCIDLPVEEIVQLQKSLHKLLQQFD
- a CDS encoding glutathione peroxidase; this encodes MTIYDFKVKDAQKNEVSLGSYRGKVLLIVNTATGCGFTPQYEALENLYKKYKDKGLEILDFPCNQFLNQAPGTDEEIVEFCKLNYDVSFKTFSKIEVNGSNEAPLYTFLKKAFPSDTENEETSSFLKLLNDLGQSSVGSDIKWNFTKFLVDRNGNVVGRYSPTYKPEDLEAKIKELLGE
- a CDS encoding ABC-F family ATP-binding cassette domain-containing protein, producing the protein MNILSAEGISKSYSEKILFNDISLGIGEGDKIGLIGINGTGKSTLLKVIAGIETADKGNIIRANKVRVGYLEQSPSFEPGTTVLQQVFNGHSPVMVLLREYEEILAKSSQNPGDKALEKRLVELMHKMDTMNAWTLESEAKTILTKLGIDSFEADVAALSGGQRKRIAMAGALINPTELLILDEPTNHIDNETVDWLEKYLNVRKGALLMVTHDRYFLDRVANRIIELDNGRLYSYQANYSKFLEMKAQREELEQASERKRQNLFRNELEWIRRGAQARSTKQKARIERFEKLKEADVPKQDENIEIQVGAARLGRKIIEVEDIKKSYGDKTVIDGFSYVLLRDDRIGIIGPNGAGKSTLLKILSGQLEPDSGKVEIGETVKTGFFTQENTDMDQNLRVIEYIRTVAEHIETANGSLSASQMLERFLFPPSVQWTPISKLSGGEKRRLYLLSILMSAPNILLLDEPTNDLDIQTLTILEAYLDEFPGAVITVSHDRYFLDRTANRIFSFEGNGEIIKYAGNYSDYREYMNLRGKSDNTDKAASPDKRNNSSQNKTEWQKNKEKPLKFTFKEQKEFEEIDDVIAALESDLEKVKKDIDKSATDFTKLQELLEKQQELEKELDLKMERWTYLYELAEKIENSKKK
- a CDS encoding DEAD/DEAH box helicase, which gives rise to MEQLFEGMELDKSLVEALKKESITTPTDIQKKAIPEELENRDVILHSSTGTGKTLAYLLPLFMKLSVDKKEMQALILVPTHELAIQVERQIELLSQNSEIKATSTPIIGDVNIMRQIDKLKLKPHIIVGTAGRILELIQKKKISAHTIKTIIIDEADRLLDDYNLDTIKAIIKTTLKERQIILCSATISKKTIERAMPLMKEPVVIESKSDAGVPEAIQHLYFVSEQRDKIDVLRKLVRMLNPKKAIAFFANSQDVFISEEKLRYHKLKAGGIHGSHIKSDRKKTMDDFKNGRLQLLIASDIAARGLDIEDVTHIFNVNIPERSMDYLHRVGRTGRNGKSGVAISIVTEKEIELIKKFEKELKIKITPKSMYNGNIVEYKKQRSKRTADGSKSGAKVFRKPKK